The following coding sequences lie in one Arthrobacter sp. SLBN-122 genomic window:
- a CDS encoding carbohydrate ABC transporter permease: protein MTTATADASALRARQDKGRKTAQNREKWAQGRTYISAAVILIWCLAPAYWMVVTAFREVGFTYDTSILPTHVTLDNFNTAFDTSFGNRFGQALLNSVFIGGVVTAISLLIGVFAAYALARLNFRGKFLVLGFILGASMFPGVALITPLFQLFTNIGWMGSYQALIIPNISFVLPLTVYTMTSFFREMPWELEESARVDGCTQGQAFRKVIMPLAAPAIFTTAILAFISSWNEFLIASQLSSDATQPVTVAIANFAGAQPNQIPYTAIMAAGTIVTIPLVILVLVFQRKIVAGLTAGAVK from the coding sequence ATGACCACGGCAACAGCAGACGCCTCTGCCCTGCGGGCACGGCAGGACAAGGGCCGCAAAACTGCGCAGAACCGCGAGAAGTGGGCGCAGGGGCGCACCTACATCAGCGCCGCCGTCATCCTGATCTGGTGCCTGGCGCCGGCGTACTGGATGGTAGTCACGGCGTTCCGTGAGGTGGGCTTCACCTACGACACCTCGATCCTGCCCACCCACGTAACCCTGGACAACTTCAATACAGCCTTTGATACGTCCTTCGGCAACAGGTTCGGCCAGGCACTGCTGAACAGTGTTTTCATCGGCGGGGTGGTTACGGCCATCTCGCTGCTGATCGGCGTATTCGCGGCCTACGCCTTGGCCCGGCTGAACTTCCGGGGCAAGTTCCTGGTACTCGGCTTCATCCTGGGAGCGTCCATGTTCCCCGGCGTCGCCCTGATCACCCCGCTCTTCCAGCTTTTCACCAACATCGGCTGGATGGGCAGCTACCAGGCTCTGATCATCCCCAACATCTCCTTCGTCCTCCCGCTGACGGTCTACACCATGACCTCGTTCTTCCGGGAAATGCCGTGGGAACTGGAGGAATCGGCGCGCGTTGACGGCTGCACCCAGGGCCAGGCCTTCCGCAAGGTCATCATGCCCCTGGCAGCACCGGCGATCTTCACCACGGCCATCCTGGCCTTCATTTCCTCATGGAATGAGTTCCTGATCGCCAGCCAGCTGTCCAGCGACGCAACCCAGCCGGTGACGGTGGCCATCGCCAACTTCGCCGGTGCCCAGCCCAACCAGATCCCGTACACGGCCATCATGGCCGCGGGCACCATCGTCACCATCCCGCTGGTGATCCTGGTGCTGGTGTTCCAGCGCAAGATTGTCGCCGGCCTGACCGCTGGTGCAGTCAAGTGA
- a CDS encoding LacI family DNA-binding transcriptional regulator, whose product MARTTERSQRGGHNGVSIEDVAAAAGVSTATVSRAVRGLPRVSPATREKILEVAGNLGYVASSSASGLATGRTKTIGVLAPFVSRWFFSKAIEGADRELHARHYNLSLFNLGGHGSNRERLFSKTMVYKQIDALLVLCMALSHEEIEHLQKIDIPLVVVGGHVEECPYIGIDDYAAASTAVRHLIDLGHRDIALLHGDDETDLNFDVPRVRILAFQDVMAAAGLPTRPEWDEWGDFTVRSGQEAFRRLWSRPGQKPTAIFCASDEMAMGVIFEANRVGVNVPGELSVVGIDNHDFADAMGLTTVGQRPDEQAELATKMLLDELDGETGAVHSTVAPHELIIRRTTAPPKN is encoded by the coding sequence GTGGCACGGACAACGGAAAGGTCCCAGCGGGGCGGCCATAACGGTGTCAGCATCGAGGACGTGGCGGCAGCCGCCGGAGTCTCAACAGCCACTGTCTCCCGTGCCGTCCGCGGACTGCCACGGGTCTCGCCGGCCACCCGGGAAAAGATCCTGGAGGTGGCCGGGAACCTGGGCTACGTCGCCTCCTCCTCCGCCTCCGGATTGGCCACGGGCCGGACCAAGACCATCGGCGTACTGGCTCCGTTCGTCAGCCGCTGGTTCTTCTCCAAAGCCATCGAGGGCGCTGACCGGGAGCTGCATGCCCGGCACTACAACCTCTCCCTCTTCAACCTCGGCGGTCACGGCAGCAACCGTGAACGGCTCTTCAGCAAGACCATGGTCTACAAGCAAATCGATGCCCTGCTGGTGTTGTGTATGGCGCTCAGCCACGAAGAGATCGAGCACCTGCAGAAGATTGACATCCCGCTGGTTGTTGTTGGCGGCCATGTTGAGGAATGCCCCTACATCGGGATCGACGATTACGCCGCCGCCTCCACCGCCGTCAGGCACCTGATCGACCTGGGCCACCGGGACATTGCCCTGCTGCATGGCGACGACGAGACCGACCTGAACTTCGACGTCCCCCGGGTGCGCATCCTGGCGTTCCAGGACGTAATGGCCGCAGCCGGGCTGCCCACCCGGCCGGAATGGGACGAGTGGGGGGACTTCACCGTGCGCAGCGGCCAGGAGGCCTTCCGCCGCCTGTGGTCCCGTCCCGGCCAAAAGCCCACAGCAATCTTCTGCGCCTCGGACGAGATGGCCATGGGCGTCATCTTCGAGGCCAACCGCGTCGGCGTCAACGTGCCCGGCGAACTGTCAGTGGTGGGCATCGACAACCACGACTTCGCCGACGCCATGGGCCTGACCACAGTTGGGCAACGCCCCGACGAGCAGGCTGAGCTGGCCACCAAGATGCTGCTTGACGAACTGGACGGTGAGACCGGAGCTGTCCATTCCACCGTCGCGCCCCATGAGCTGATCATCCGGCGCACCACCGCACCCCCAAAGAACTGA